One window from the genome of Moraxella nasibovis encodes:
- a CDS encoding NAD-glutamate dehydrogenase, translated as MNLTIDQERISNIAAIACDKSHENATMLQKFIRIYYQHLPHDVAATTDDAKLCGMALHHFSLLKHHNGQNPRLSVINPVSDEHYFASKDSVIQMAVLDRPFLTDTMLMSLERLGVSVKRIHNVIVKVARNEQGDLIDIMATDESGADIAQQYSLLHCQIARQDEKTLGEIHATLLSAINTLDVIVSDWTLMRDKLCTIRTQMADMPVPSTHHSKSEVLDFLDWMGDEHFIFMGFREYRFEGLGEDAKLYSVGGSGLGVLRGAKEDQISQSFDRLPAKLKALLSAPRVILLSKSRHESPIHRPVYMDFLGIHKYDESGKLIGEYRFVGLLTSRAYHAQVGSIPLLREKAKQILDMSGLPKNGHSHLKLAHIINTLPRDDLFQAGIDELYPMVVAISQLQDKNRLRLFARIDHYQRFVSCLVYVPRHKFDTQLRVKIQALLTESYGGVSSNFTTEFNELHHARVHIHVRTTPGKIKAVDVIALENKLAALMQDWSDEYVKVLGEELGESEANRIMRDYGDFIPAAYKERYDAHTAAADTKRLLAINETNPMAWRLYQPVGEGADRLTLKLYGQGEPSILSHVLPILENFGVQVLSAQTFKLDNHLSLWLQEYKLKLRQGISIDLDAVRRQFEESLREIWAGRLESDKLNELVLTTHLDGHEVLILRALARYMVQARAPFSSDYIHAALVNNPALSERIVALFHAKMSPDVPERQYAITSAQEAVNAGLSLVESLDEDRIIRWFLDLIHALLRTSFYQRDEAGVRKDRVSFKFAASQIPHLPKPKPLFEIYVYSPRIEGVHLRGGKVARGGLRWSDRMEDYRTEVLGLVKAQMVKNAVIVPVGSKGGFVCKDRSKSVNRETWQAEGVACYQTFIRGLLDLTDNLIDGKVVPPANTVRHDEDDPYLVVAADKGTATFSDIANALSAEYGFWLQDAFASGGSAGYDHKGMGITARGAWESVKRHFRLMGKDIQNRDEITVVGIGDMSGDVFGNGMLLSKNIRLQAAFNHMHIFIDPNPDAKTSFAERERLFHLPRSMWTDYEPSLISEGGGVFSRTDKAITITPQMQAAFDIHDETLTPNELLNKLLKAPVDLIWNGGIGTYIKASDEEHADVGDRANDAIRVNGSEVRAKAIGEGGNLGCTQKGRIEYAKAGGRIYTDAIDNSAGVNCSDHEVNIKILLGAVVEKDDMTIKQRNDLLESMTDEVANLVLRQNYLQPQAIELSIRQAPDKLPEHQRIMQFLESAGRLDRAIEYLPSDDEIKARQASGLGLTNPEFAVLFAYGKMWVYDELLSSSLADDAYFLNELKKYFPKALEVPYFDEMVKHRLHREIISTYLTNGLVNRLGIETVFDIHQKTGRAIDEITKAYAMLRDALGLQALWSELEALDNQVSAELQLDVELTMREHLSGILIALLNDGVDNSTLTNQIASLVATDSVDDDYQAQLENAGMPKASAKLFAKLSAQVIALNLD; from the coding sequence ATGAATCTCACCATCGATCAAGAACGCATCTCAAACATCGCTGCCATCGCCTGCGACAAAAGCCATGAGAATGCGACAATGTTACAAAAATTCATCCGCATTTATTATCAGCACTTGCCGCACGATGTCGCCGCCACGACTGATGATGCCAAGCTTTGTGGTATGGCGCTGCATCATTTTAGCCTGCTAAAACATCATAACGGACAAAACCCACGCCTGTCTGTAATCAATCCTGTCAGCGACGAGCATTATTTTGCCAGTAAAGACAGTGTGATTCAGATGGCGGTTCTGGATCGCCCGTTTTTGACCGACACCATGCTGATGAGCCTTGAAAGACTTGGCGTTTCGGTCAAGCGCATTCATAATGTCATCGTCAAAGTCGCACGCAACGAGCAGGGCGATCTCATCGACATCATGGCGACGGATGAAAGTGGCGCAGACATCGCTCAGCAGTATTCGCTGCTGCATTGCCAGATTGCCCGTCAGGACGAAAAGACGCTGGGGGAGATTCACGCAACCTTGCTGTCTGCGATCAATACGCTTGATGTCATCGTCTCAGACTGGACGCTCATGCGTGATAAGCTTTGCACCATTCGCACTCAGATGGCAGACATGCCTGTGCCAAGCACGCACCATTCCAAATCAGAGGTGCTTGATTTCTTGGATTGGATGGGTGACGAGCATTTTATCTTTATGGGTTTTCGAGAGTATCGCTTTGAGGGGCTTGGCGAGGATGCTAAGCTGTACTCGGTGGGCGGTAGTGGCTTGGGTGTGCTGCGTGGCGCCAAAGAGGATCAGATTTCACAGAGTTTTGATCGCTTGCCTGCCAAGCTCAAAGCGCTGCTGAGTGCGCCACGGGTGATTTTATTGTCAAAGTCTCGGCATGAGTCGCCCATTCATCGTCCTGTTTATATGGATTTTTTGGGCATTCATAAATACGATGAGTCAGGCAAGCTCATCGGCGAATATCGCTTTGTCGGACTTTTGACTTCTCGGGCGTATCATGCTCAGGTTGGCAGCATTCCGCTTTTGCGTGAAAAAGCCAAGCAAATCCTTGATATGTCTGGACTGCCAAAAAATGGACACAGCCATTTAAAGCTTGCCCACATCATCAACACACTGCCCCGTGATGATTTGTTTCAGGCGGGCATCGATGAGCTGTATCCGATGGTGGTGGCGATCAGTCAGCTACAAGACAAAAACCGTCTGCGTCTGTTTGCTCGCATCGATCATTATCAGCGTTTCGTGTCGTGTCTGGTGTATGTGCCACGCCATAAATTTGATACCCAGCTGCGTGTCAAAATTCAAGCGCTTTTGACCGAAAGTTATGGCGGTGTGTCATCAAACTTTACCACCGAATTTAATGAGCTGCACCATGCTCGTGTGCATATCCATGTGCGCACCACGCCAGGAAAAATCAAGGCAGTGGATGTCATCGCTTTGGAAAATAAGCTTGCAGCGCTCATGCAAGACTGGTCGGATGAGTATGTCAAAGTGCTTGGCGAAGAGCTGGGTGAAAGCGAGGCAAATCGCATCATGCGTGACTATGGCGACTTCATACCTGCGGCATATAAAGAGCGCTACGATGCGCATACGGCAGCTGCCGACACCAAGCGTTTGCTTGCCATCAATGAGACCAATCCGATGGCATGGCGACTGTATCAGCCTGTGGGCGAGGGGGCGGACAGACTGACTTTAAAACTGTATGGACAGGGTGAGCCGTCGATACTGTCGCATGTGCTGCCGATTTTGGAGAATTTTGGGGTGCAGGTATTAAGCGCTCAGACTTTCAAGCTTGATAATCACCTAAGCCTATGGCTACAAGAATATAAGCTCAAACTGCGCCAAGGCATCAGCATTGACCTAGATGCGGTGCGCCGTCAGTTTGAGGAGAGTTTGCGTGAGATTTGGGCAGGGCGCTTAGAATCAGACAAGCTGAATGAGCTTGTCTTAACGACGCATCTGGACGGCCATGAGGTGCTGATTTTGCGAGCTTTGGCAAGATATATGGTGCAGGCTCGTGCTCCATTTTCTAGCGACTACATTCATGCAGCGCTGGTGAATAATCCTGCTTTGAGTGAGCGGATTGTGGCGCTGTTTCATGCCAAGATGTCACCTGATGTGCCTGAGCGTCAATATGCCATCACAAGCGCCCAAGAGGCGGTGAATGCAGGGCTTTCTTTGGTTGAAAGTTTGGATGAAGATCGTATCATTCGTTGGTTCTTGGATTTGATCCATGCGCTGCTTCGCACCAGTTTTTATCAGCGTGATGAAGCAGGCGTGCGTAAAGATCGGGTGTCTTTTAAATTTGCCGCCAGTCAGATTCCGCATCTGCCCAAGCCCAAGCCTTTGTTTGAGATTTATGTGTATTCGCCCCGCATCGAAGGCGTGCATTTGCGTGGCGGTAAGGTGGCTCGTGGCGGTCTTAGATGGTCTGACCGCATGGAAGACTATCGCACCGAAGTGCTGGGGCTCGTCAAGGCGCAAATGGTCAAAAATGCCGTCATCGTGCCTGTTGGCTCCAAAGGGGGCTTTGTGTGTAAAGACCGCAGCAAATCGGTCAATCGTGAGACTTGGCAGGCAGAAGGCGTGGCGTGCTATCAGACTTTCATTCGTGGCTTGCTTGATTTGACTGATAATTTGATTGATGGCAAAGTTGTGCCACCTGCCAACACCGTGCGCCATGATGAAGATGACCCTTACTTGGTGGTGGCTGCCGACAAAGGCACGGCGACCTTCTCAGACATCGCCAATGCGCTGTCGGCAGAGTATGGCTTTTGGCTACAAGATGCCTTTGCGTCTGGTGGCTCGGCAGGCTACGACCACAAAGGCATGGGCATCACCGCTCGTGGTGCGTGGGAGAGTGTGAAACGCCATTTCCGCTTGATGGGCAAAGACATCCAAAATCGTGATGAGATCACGGTGGTGGGCATTGGTGACATGTCTGGCGATGTGTTTGGCAATGGTATGTTATTATCCAAAAACATTCGTCTGCAAGCGGCATTCAACCACATGCACATTTTCATCGACCCAAATCCTGACGCTAAGACTTCCTTTGCTGAGCGTGAGCGCCTGTTTCATTTGCCACGCTCTATGTGGACGGACTATGAGCCAAGTCTCATCAGCGAGGGCGGCGGTGTGTTTAGTCGCACGGACAAAGCCATCACAATCACACCACAAATGCAAGCAGCCTTTGACATTCATGATGAGACTTTGACGCCAAATGAGCTGCTGAATAAACTACTAAAAGCCCCTGTGGACTTGATTTGGAACGGTGGCATTGGCACATACATCAAAGCGTCTGATGAAGAGCACGCTGATGTTGGCGACCGTGCCAACGACGCCATCCGTGTCAATGGCAGCGAGGTGCGTGCCAAAGCCATCGGCGAGGGTGGTAACTTGGGCTGCACCCAAAAAGGGCGCATTGAGTATGCCAAAGCAGGTGGGCGCATTTATACCGACGCCATTGATAATTCGGCAGGCGTGAACTGCTCTGACCATGAAGTGAATATTAAAATCTTGCTTGGGGCGGTCGTTGAAAAAGATGACATGACCATCAAGCAGCGCAATGATTTGCTTGAAAGTATGACCGATGAAGTGGCAAATCTGGTGCTGCGTCAAAACTACTTACAGCCACAAGCGATCGAATTGTCAATCCGCCAAGCGCCTGACAAGCTGCCCGAGCATCAGCGCATCATGCAGTTTTTGGAGAGTGCTGGCAGGCTGGATCGTGCCATCGAGTATTTGCCAAGCGATGATGAAATCAAGGCGCGCCAAGCATCAGGACTTGGGCTGACCAATCCTGAATTTGCGGTGCTCTTTGCTTATGGCAAAATGTGGGTGTATGATGAGCTGCTTTCAAGCTCGCTGGCGGATGATGCTTACTTTTTAAATGAGCTGAAAAAATACTTCCCAAAAGCGCTGGAAGTGCCGTATTTTGATGAGATGGTAAAACATCGCTTGCACCGTGAGATCATCAGTACTTACCTGACAAATGGTCTGGTGAATCGTCTGGGCATTGAGACGGTGTTTGACATTCATCAAAAGACGGGGCGTGCGATCGATGAAATCACAAAAGCCTATGCAATGCTACGAGATGCTTTGGGTTTGCAGGCGCTGTGGAGTGAGCTTGAAGCGCTGGACAACCAAGTGAGTGCAGAGTTACAGCTTGATGTTGAATTGACCATGCGTGAGCATTTGAGTGGTATTTTGATTGCTCTATTAAACGATGGTGTTGATAATAGTACATTGACAAATCAAATCGCAAGCTTGGTAGCCACCGACAGCGTCGATGATGACTATCAGGCGCAGCTAGAAAATGCAGGTATGCCAAAAGCATCAGCCAAGCTGTTTGCCAAATTATCCGCCCAAGTGATTGCGCTAAATCTTGACTAA
- a CDS encoding ribonuclease D has product MTDLTTPAERFGFFRADGIDLHALDELPTVWVRSEEELYALIDEIDSIDVVALDTEFIKRTTYYPILALVQVNTGRAIYLVDAPKLDLTEFWQALIEVPTMVWYACGEDLGIFYLLAKNAPLTNIFDVQIGVAYLTGKLQAGYSQAVSEILGIELDKGESQSDWLARPLSPTQETYAANDVRYLLALYQAVKEKLEQNQVLSQTCEDSNLYAKELHETANLSDALLYLEFYAPEYDRLQMGVLKELVLWRETLARAINEPRTFIISRQALREIVETLPDSIKLLARTTINRGSLRKYGDEIVRIIREVKSCPSNELPPLPPPIYRSKDKPFKKPLDQAISEYSQSTNIPENLLLRGRWINDMLIMIAQDAPDDRLPLGLQGYRKAWASQTLLPLLREYKAQILAGLGMKTP; this is encoded by the coding sequence ATGACCGACCTTACCACCCCTGCCGAACGCTTTGGCTTTTTCCGTGCCGATGGCATTGACCTTCATGCCCTAGATGAGCTGCCGACCGTTTGGGTGCGCAGCGAAGAAGAGCTGTATGCACTCATCGATGAGATCGATTCGATCGATGTCGTCGCGCTTGACACGGAGTTCATCAAACGCACCACTTATTATCCGATTTTGGCGCTCGTGCAAGTCAATACAGGTCGTGCCATTTATTTGGTGGATGCGCCCAAGTTGGACTTGACAGAATTTTGGCAAGCGCTCATAGAAGTGCCGACGATGGTGTGGTATGCATGTGGTGAGGATTTGGGCATTTTTTATTTACTTGCCAAAAACGCACCCCTAACCAACATTTTTGATGTGCAAATTGGCGTGGCGTATTTGACAGGGAAATTGCAAGCAGGATACAGCCAGGCGGTGAGTGAAATCTTGGGCATTGAGCTTGATAAGGGAGAAAGTCAGTCCGATTGGCTGGCACGACCATTAAGCCCAACACAAGAGACCTATGCCGCCAACGATGTGCGCTACCTGCTGGCGCTTTATCAAGCCGTCAAAGAAAAACTTGAACAAAATCAAGTGCTTAGCCAAACTTGTGAGGACAGCAATCTGTACGCCAAAGAGCTGCACGAGACCGCCAATTTAAGCGATGCGCTTTTATATTTGGAGTTTTACGCCCCAGAATACGACCGCCTACAAATGGGCGTACTCAAAGAGCTGGTGCTGTGGCGAGAGACGCTGGCACGAGCCATCAACGAGCCTAGAACCTTCATCATCAGCAGGCAAGCGCTGCGTGAGATCGTTGAGACGCTACCAGACAGCATCAAGCTACTCGCCCGAACCACCATCAACCGTGGTTCCCTGCGTAAATATGGCGATGAAATCGTGCGCATCATTCGTGAAGTCAAGTCTTGCCCAAGTAACGAGCTACCACCTTTGCCACCGCCCATCTACCGCAGCAAAGACAAGCCTTTTAAAAAACCGCTCGATCAAGCCATCAGCGAATACAGTCAAAGCACCAATATCCCAGAAAATCTGCTTTTGCGTGGTCGCTGGATCAATGACATGCTCATCATGATCGCCCAAGACGCCCCTGATGACCGCCTGCCTTTGGGTCTTCAAGGCTATCGCAAGGCATGGGCAAGCCAAACCCTACTTCCTTTGTTAAGAGAATATAAAGCACAAATTTTGGCAGGACTTGGGATGAAAACGCCTTAA
- the recR gene encoding recombination mediator RecR codes for MLTPNFEHLVKELQHLPGVGQKSAQRMALQLLAKKRLQGISLAEALDNAMRNIVECRHCHSFSDDEICPICADPRRDDSLLCVVESASDVMAIEQSGAYRGKYFVLGGHLSPIDGINADDLHIDELIFRLKNEFITELILATGATVEGQTTAFFINDAARPHVEKITRLAQGIPIGGELEYVDSLTLHQALQNRAFI; via the coding sequence GTGCTGACCCCAAATTTTGAACATCTGGTCAAAGAGCTGCAACATTTACCCGGCGTTGGGCAAAAATCCGCTCAGCGCATGGCTTTGCAGCTGCTCGCCAAAAAGCGTTTGCAAGGCATCAGTCTTGCCGAGGCGCTTGACAATGCCATGCGAAACATCGTCGAATGTCGTCATTGTCATTCATTCAGCGATGATGAGATCTGCCCCATCTGCGCCGACCCTCGCCGAGACGATAGCCTACTTTGCGTGGTTGAGAGCGCCTCGGATGTGATGGCGATCGAACAAAGCGGCGCTTACCGTGGCAAATACTTCGTCTTAGGCGGTCATTTGTCTCCCATTGATGGCATCAATGCTGACGATTTGCACATCGATGAGCTGATTTTTCGGCTAAAAAACGAGTTCATCACAGAGCTGATCTTGGCGACTGGGGCGACGGTTGAAGGTCAGACGACCGCTTTTTTTATCAACGACGCCGCCCGCCCCCATGTCGAGAAAATCACCCGACTTGCCCAAGGCATCCCCATCGGTGGCGAGCTTGAATATGTTGATAGCCTAACCCTGCACCAAGCCTTACAAAACCGTGCTTTTATCTAA
- a CDS encoding YbaB/EbfC family nucleoid-associated protein, whose amino-acid sequence MNIQALMQQAQAMQKQVEKNVEAAKASLATKEVHGEAGNGLVKVTMTGRHVVKRLSIDPSLMDDEPDMIEDLVAAAINDAVRQADELSEEVMAGATTGMGLPKSMQGLFG is encoded by the coding sequence ATGAATATCCAAGCGCTCATGCAACAAGCTCAAGCCATGCAAAAGCAAGTGGAAAAAAATGTCGAAGCCGCCAAAGCCAGCCTTGCCACCAAAGAAGTGCATGGCGAGGCAGGTAACGGTCTTGTTAAAGTCACCATGACTGGTCGCCATGTCGTCAAGCGCCTATCAATCGACCCAAGCTTGATGGACGATGAGCCTGACATGATCGAAGATTTGGTCGCTGCCGCCATCAATGATGCCGTACGCCAAGCCGACGAGCTTTCTGAGGAAGTGATGGCTGGTGCAACCACAGGCATGGGGCTGCCAAAAAGCATGCAGGGTCTGTTTGGCTAA
- the nrdA gene encoding class 1a ribonucleoside-diphosphate reductase subunit alpha — protein sequence MVHIDKIQVTKRDGRSEPIDLEKIHKVINWAAKGLTNVSVSQVELKSHIQFYDGIATKDIHETIIKAAADLISADTPDYQYLAARLAIFHLRKIAYGEYEPPHLFDHVSKLTNAGKYDKHLLADYSKAEFDELNAYIEHERDMNLAYAAVEQMMGKYLVQDRVTKQVFESPQFLYMLVGMCLFSKYPQAERLDYVKRFYDATSNFYISLPTPIMAGVRTPTRQFSSCVLIECDDNLDSINATTSAIVRYVSQRAGIGINAGAIRALGSPIRGGEAQHTGCIPFFKMFQAAVKSCSQGGVRGGAATLFYPMWHLEVESLLVLKNNRGVEDNRVRHMDYGVQINKTLYTRLIQNKDITLFSPSDVPGLYEAFFADQAEFERLYTLYEADPNIRKRTIAARELFSLMLQERASTGRIYVQNVDHCNTHSPFDPSVAPIRQSNLCMEIALPTKPLDNINDENGEIALCTLSAINLGKIENLTDIEEPAELIVRALDALLDYQDYPVAAAKKGSLNRRTLGVGVINFAYYLAKNGTRYSDNAALGLTHRTFEALQYYLLKASNKLAKEQGACPWFDQTTYSQGILPIDTYKADLDSICQEPLHYDWEALRQEIKTHGLRNSTLTALMPSETSSQIANATNGIEPPRGLVSVKQSKDGILKQVVPDIERLANHYELLWQMPNNDGYLKLVGIMQKFIDQSISANTNYDPSKFEGNKVPMKVLLQDLVTAYKFGVKTLYYHNTRDGADDSQGDIDDGCAGGACKL from the coding sequence ATGGTACACATTGACAAAATCCAAGTGACAAAAAGAGACGGCAGATCAGAGCCGATTGACCTAGAAAAAATCCACAAGGTCATCAATTGGGCAGCAAAAGGACTGACCAATGTCTCTGTTTCGCAAGTAGAATTAAAATCGCACATTCAGTTTTATGATGGCATCGCCACCAAAGACATTCACGAGACCATCATCAAGGCGGCTGCCGACTTAATCTCAGCCGACACGCCTGATTATCAATACCTAGCCGCTCGCTTGGCGATTTTTCATCTGCGTAAGATTGCCTATGGCGAGTACGAGCCGCCGCATTTGTTTGACCATGTCAGCAAACTGACCAACGCTGGCAAATACGACAAGCACCTTTTGGCAGATTACTCCAAGGCAGAATTTGACGAATTAAACGCCTACATCGAACACGAGCGAGACATGAATCTTGCCTATGCTGCCGTCGAGCAGATGATGGGCAAATATCTGGTGCAAGACCGTGTCACCAAGCAAGTGTTTGAAAGTCCGCAGTTTTTGTACATGCTGGTTGGTATGTGCTTATTTAGCAAGTACCCACAGGCAGAGCGCCTTGACTATGTGAAGCGTTTTTATGACGCCACTTCCAACTTTTATATTTCATTGCCAACACCGATCATGGCAGGCGTGCGTACGCCAACTCGCCAGTTCAGCTCGTGCGTGTTGATCGAGTGCGATGACAACTTAGACAGCATCAATGCCACCACCTCAGCCATCGTCCGCTATGTGTCGCAGCGAGCCGGTATCGGCATCAACGCTGGCGCCATCCGTGCGCTGGGTAGCCCGATTCGTGGCGGCGAGGCTCAGCACACAGGCTGTATTCCATTTTTTAAGATGTTCCAAGCGGCGGTTAAGTCTTGCTCACAAGGCGGTGTGCGAGGTGGGGCTGCGACCTTATTTTATCCCATGTGGCATCTGGAAGTCGAAAGCCTACTTGTCCTAAAAAACAACCGTGGCGTAGAGGACAACCGTGTGCGCCACATGGACTACGGCGTGCAAATCAACAAAACGCTGTACACACGCCTTATCCAAAATAAAGACATCACTTTGTTTTCGCCATCTGATGTGCCAGGCTTGTACGAGGCTTTCTTTGCCGATCAAGCCGAATTTGAACGCTTATACACCCTGTATGAGGCAGATCCAAACATCAGAAAGCGCACCATCGCCGCCCGAGAGCTGTTCAGTCTCATGCTGCAAGAGCGTGCCAGCACAGGTCGCATCTATGTGCAGAATGTCGATCACTGCAACACGCATTCGCCATTTGACCCAAGTGTGGCGCCAATTCGCCAGTCAAATCTGTGCATGGAAATCGCCCTGCCCACCAAACCGCTTGACAACATCAATGATGAAAATGGCGAAATTGCCCTTTGCACCTTGTCAGCGATTAATTTGGGCAAGATTGAAAATCTGACAGACATCGAAGAGCCTGCCGAGCTCATCGTGCGTGCGCTTGATGCTTTGCTGGATTATCAAGACTACCCTGTCGCCGCCGCCAAAAAAGGCAGCCTAAACCGCCGTACGCTGGGCGTGGGCGTGATTAACTTTGCTTATTATCTTGCCAAAAATGGCACTCGCTATTCGGACAATGCCGCACTAGGATTGACGCACCGCACTTTTGAAGCGTTGCAATACTACCTACTAAAAGCATCCAACAAGCTTGCCAAAGAGCAAGGAGCGTGTCCTTGGTTTGACCAAACCACTTATAGCCAAGGCATTTTGCCGATTGACACTTATAAGGCGGACTTGGACAGTATTTGCCAAGAGCCTTTGCATTATGACTGGGAGGCACTTCGCCAAGAGATTAAGACTCACGGTCTTAGAAACTCCACCTTGACCGCACTCATGCCATCAGAGACCAGCTCGCAAATTGCCAATGCCACCAACGGCATCGAGCCGCCGCGCGGACTGGTGTCGGTCAAGCAGTCCAAAGACGGTATCTTAAAGCAAGTTGTGCCTGATATTGAACGCCTAGCCAATCACTATGAGCTTTTGTGGCAAATGCCAAACAATGACGGCTACCTAAAACTGGTCGGCATCATGCAAAAATTCATCGACCAAAGCATCTCTGCCAACACCAACTACGACCCATCGAAGTTTGAGGGCAATAAAGTGCCGATGAAAGTACTGCTACAAGACCTTGTCACCGCCTATAAATTTGGTGTCAAAACGCTGTATTATCACAACACGCGTGATGGCGCCGATGACAGCCAAGGCGACATCGATGACGGCTGCGCTGGCGGTGCCTGCAAGCTTTAA